One Tripterygium wilfordii isolate XIE 37 chromosome 10, ASM1340144v1, whole genome shotgun sequence DNA segment encodes these proteins:
- the LOC120007957 gene encoding uncharacterized protein LOC120007957, with protein MWWMMSENGGHYCSKKTDDICGDVCGQESSRGLSMSRIQCILRGMDLKTYLLLFVLIPTCVFGIYLHGQKISYFLRPLWEMPPKPFHDIPHYYHENVSMENLCRLHGWGIREYPRHVYDAVLFSNELDILTLRWKELYPYITQFVLLESNSTFTGLPKPLVFAGHREEFKFVESRLTYGTVGGRFKKGENPFVEEAYQRVALDQLLKIAGISDDDLLIMSDVDEIPSRHTINLLRWCDDIPQVLHLQLKNYLYSFEFLVDNNSWRASVHRYQTGKTRYAHYRQTDDILADAGWHCSFCFRRISEFIFKMKAYSHFDRVRFSRYLNPKRVQRVICKGADLFDMLPEEYTFKEIIGKMGPIPHSFSAVHLPSYLLENAEQLKFLLPGNCIRESG; from the exons ATGTGGTGGATGATGAGTGAGAACGGGGGACATTATTGCTCGAAGAAGACCGATGATATATGCGGCGATGTTTGTGGCCAG GAATCAAGCAGAGGTTTGAGCATGTCTAGAATCCAATGCATCCTTCGTGGTATGGATTTAAAAACCTATCTACTTCTATTCGTTCTTATCCCAACATGCGTATTTGGTATTTATTTACATGGGCAAAAGATCTCGTACTTCCTGCGTCCACTATGGGAAATGCCGCCCAAGCCATTCCATGATATCCCACACTACTATCATGAGAATGTGTCAATGGAGAACCTCTGTAGACTCCATGGTTGGGGGATCCGTGAGTACCCAAGGCATGTTTATGATGCAGTGCTGTTCAGTAACGAGTTGGACATTCTCACATTAAGATGGAAAGAACTGTATCCATACATAACCCAGTTTGTTCTTCTTGAGTCTAATTCAACATTTACTGGGTTACCAAAGCCTCTTGTTTTTGCCGGCCACCGagaagagttcaaatttgttgaGTCTAGGTTGACTTACGGAACTGTTGGTGGGAGATTTAAGAAAGGAGAAAACCCTTTTGTTGAGGAGGCATACCAGCGAGTGGCACTGGACCAGCTTCTCAAAATAGCAGGAATTTCTGATGATGACTTGCTGATAATGTCTGACGTGGATGAGATACCAAGCAGACATACTATCAATCTTCTAAGATGGTGTGATGACATACCGCAGGTCCTTCATCTTCAGCTGAAGAATTATCTCTATTCTTTTGAGTTTCTTGTTGATAACAATAGTTGGAGAGCTTCAGTACACAGATACCAGACTGGTAAAACTAGGTATGCGCATTATCGCCAGACAGATGATATCTTGGCAGATGCAGGGTGGCACTGTAGTTTTTGCTTTCGGCGCATCAGTGAATTCATCTTTAAGATGAAGGCTTACAGTCATTTTGATAGGGTGAGGTTCTCTCGTTACCTGAACCCTAAGAGAGTTCAAAGAGTCATCTGCAAGGGGGCCGATTTATTTGACATGCTTCCAGAGGAGTACACATTTAAGGAAATCATTGGAAAGATGGGACCGATTCCTCATTCATTCTCAGCAGTTCACCTCCCATCATACCTTTTGGAGAATGCAGAACAGCTTAAATTTCTCTTGCCTGGAAACTGCATAAGAGAAAGTGGGTGA
- the LOC120007889 gene encoding uncharacterized protein LOC120007889 yields MGVLMRSNGVSKKLNETTRLMVTTFFGVAFGFLIGVSYQPFLLTRLSLQSSIAPTGGSAYIDEKRSGVSTMRNNGTGSTQAPNLNDTPKPPAPELNDTSKIWVPSNPRGAERLPPGIVAAESDLYLRRLWGLPKDDLTSKPKYLVTFTVGCEQKKNIDAAVKKFSENFSILLFHYDGRTSEWDEFEWSKRAIHVSARKQTKWWYAKRFLHPDIVAPYDYIFIWDEDLGLQHFNAEEYIRLVKKYGLEISQPALDPNKWFTWTMTKRRSDHEVHKESGEKKQWCSGTHQPPCAAFVEIMAPVFSRDAWRCVWHMIQNDLVHGWGLDFALGRCVQPAHEKIGVVDAQWIVHQSVPTLGNQGFADNGKAPWQGVKERCRREWKMFQKQFENADKEYFKSLAANHSEYTTH; encoded by the exons ATGGGAGTCCTTATGCGCAG CAATGGAGTTAGTAAAAAGTTGAATGAGACTACGAGGCTTATGGTAACTACATTTTTTGGAGTAGCTTTTGGCTTCTTAATAGGAGTATCCTATCAACCATTTTTATTGACTAGG CTAAGTCTCCAATCCAGCATTGCTCCTACTGGTGGTAGCGCATACATTGATGAAAAGAGATCAGGTGTCTCAACCATGAGGAATAATGGTACCGGCTCAACTCAAGCTCCAAATTTGAATGATACACCAAAGCCTCCAGCTCCAGAGTTGAATGATACATCAAAG ATTTGGGTTCCATCGAATCCTCGTGGTGCAGAAAGACTGCCTCCAGGAATTGTTGCAGCAGAGTCAGACTTGTACTTGAGGAGATTGTGGGGTTTACCCAAAGAC GATTTGACCAGCAAGCCAAAGTATTTAGTGACATTCACTGTGGGTTGTGAGCAGAAAAAGAATATTGATGCTGCTGTGAAAAAG TTTTCAGAAAACTTTTCaatccttctttttcactatGATGGCCGAACAAGCGAATGGGATGAATTTGAGTGGTCAAAGCGCGCTATTCATGTGAGCGCTAGGAAGCAAACGAAATG GTGGTATGCCAAGCGGTTTTTGCATCCTGACATTGTGGCACCATATGACTACATATTTATCTGGGATGAAGATTTGGGACTTCAGCATTTCAATGCAGAAGA ATATATAAGACTAGTGAAGAAGTATGGATTAGAGATTTCGCAGCCAGCTTTGGATCCTAACAAATGGTTTACATGGACAATGACAAAGAGAAGAAGTGATCATGAAGTTCACAA GGAAAGTGGTGAGAAGAAGCAATGGTGCTCAGGCACACATCAGCCTCCATGTGCAGC GTTCGTTGAGATCATGGCTCCAGTATTTTCCAGAGACGCTTGGCGATGTGTCTGGCACATGATTCAG AACGACCTGGTTCATGGGTGGGGTCTTGATTTTGCCCTCGGAAGATGTGTGCAG CCGGCCCATGAAAAGATAGGAGTTGTAGATGCTCAGTGGATTGTTCATCAATCTGTTCCCACACTTGGGAACCAG GGCTTTGCAGATAATGGGAAGGCGCCATGGCAAGGG GTGAAGGAAAGATGTAGAAGGGAGTGGAAAATGTTCCAGAAACAGTTTGAAAACGCAGACAAAGAATATTTCAAGTCCTTGGCCGCAAATCATTCAGAATATACAACTCATTAG